One Cellulomonas sp. NS3 genomic region harbors:
- the rplS gene encoding 50S ribosomal protein L19 gives MHTLDPVDAASLRSDIPAFRPGDTLKVNVKVVEGNRSRIQAFQGVVISRHGGGVGETFTVRKVSFGVGVERMFPVHSPSLESIEVVTRGDVRRAKLYYLRALRGKKAKIKEKRDSVPAKKA, from the coding sequence ATGCACACGCTCGACCCCGTCGACGCAGCCTCGCTGCGCTCCGACATCCCCGCCTTCCGCCCGGGCGACACCCTCAAGGTGAACGTCAAGGTCGTCGAGGGCAACCGCTCCCGCATCCAGGCGTTCCAGGGCGTCGTCATCTCGCGTCACGGCGGCGGCGTCGGCGAGACCTTCACGGTCCGCAAGGTCAGCTTCGGCGTCGGCGTCGAGCGCATGTTCCCCGTGCACTCGCCCAGCCTGGAGTCGATCGAGGTCGTCACCCGTGGTGACGTCCGCCGCGCGAAGCTCTACTACCTGCGCGCCCTTCGCGGCAAGAAGGCGAAGATCAAGGAGAAGCGCGACTCGGTGCCGGCCAAGAAGGCCTGA
- the lepB gene encoding signal peptidase I, with amino-acid sequence MTDQDAAERDDTTFPEGSRPERRGQARKPARSSGLAWLRESVIILVSALLLSLIVKTFLVQAFFIPSESMHETLIEGDRVLVSKLRPGPFDLRRGDIVVFKDPGGWLSGATAPQPSEARKVVNEALTFVGLLPQDAGEHLIKRIIGLPGDQVACEGDGAPVTVNGVPLDEPYLAPGAVPSISAFDITVPEGTLWLMGDNRGASADSRANMGSPGGPYMPVENVVGTAFVTVWPFDRAGTLTNPTDTFAAVPDPA; translated from the coding sequence GTGACCGACCAGGACGCCGCGGAGCGTGACGACACGACCTTCCCCGAGGGCAGCCGACCCGAGCGCCGCGGGCAGGCGCGCAAGCCCGCGCGGAGCTCGGGGCTCGCGTGGCTGCGCGAGTCGGTGATCATCCTGGTCAGCGCGCTCCTGCTGTCGCTGATCGTCAAGACGTTCCTCGTGCAGGCGTTCTTCATCCCGAGCGAGTCCATGCACGAGACGCTCATCGAGGGCGACCGCGTGCTGGTGAGCAAGCTGCGCCCGGGTCCCTTCGACCTGCGCCGCGGCGACATCGTCGTGTTCAAGGACCCCGGCGGCTGGCTGAGCGGGGCCACGGCGCCCCAGCCCAGCGAGGCGCGCAAGGTCGTCAACGAGGCGCTCACCTTCGTGGGCCTCCTGCCGCAGGACGCGGGCGAGCACCTGATCAAGCGCATCATCGGCCTGCCCGGCGACCAGGTCGCCTGCGAGGGCGACGGGGCCCCGGTCACGGTCAACGGCGTGCCGCTCGACGAGCCGTACCTGGCCCCGGGCGCCGTCCCGAGCATCAGCGCGTTCGACATCACCGTCCCCGAGGGCACGCTGTGGCTCATGGGCGACAACCGCGGCGCCTCCGCCGACTCCCGCGCGAACATGGGCTCCCCGGGCGGGCCGTACATGCCCGTCGAGAACGTCGTCGGCACGGCGTTCGTGACCGTCTGGCCCTTCGACCGCGCCGGGACGCTCACGAACCCCACGGACACGTTCGCGGCCGTGCCGGACCCCGCATGA
- a CDS encoding ribonuclease HII, whose product MTLLDLTSTAPVLSAAPRDEPDTAAHGAGSARAGSTGSTSAGAAPAADAATGTAPARTAPTRAAPTRTAPTRTAPTLRHERTLLRSGALLVAGMDEVGRGALAGPVSVGVVVVDARTRACPPGVTDSKLLSPAARSALVPALQRWGTARAVGHASAQEIDAIGIIAALRLAGSRALRAVAQDVGPVDAVVLDGSHNWLTPPAQGALFDADADADADAEAEDDREARERRAAADDEIAALGFVPRVRMMVKADRTCASVAAASVLAKCERDETMTTLAREHPRYGWHANKGYGSSDHVAALRVHGPSPLHRVSWRLPLDECAAGG is encoded by the coding sequence ATGACGCTGCTCGACCTCACAAGCACGGCGCCCGTGCTCTCGGCGGCTCCGCGCGACGAGCCGGACACCGCGGCGCACGGGGCCGGGTCCGCCCGCGCGGGCTCCACCGGCAGCACGTCGGCCGGCGCCGCACCGGCCGCAGACGCGGCGACCGGCACCGCTCCTGCTCGCACGGCGCCGACGCGTGCGGCACCGACCCGCACTGCACCGACCCGCACCGCACCGACACTGCGGCACGAGCGCACGCTGCTGCGCTCGGGCGCGCTGCTCGTCGCCGGGATGGACGAGGTCGGTCGGGGCGCTCTCGCCGGACCGGTCAGTGTCGGGGTCGTCGTGGTGGACGCCCGCACGCGGGCCTGCCCGCCCGGCGTCACCGACTCCAAGCTCCTGAGCCCCGCGGCGCGGTCCGCGCTCGTGCCGGCGCTGCAGCGCTGGGGGACCGCACGCGCCGTCGGCCACGCCTCGGCGCAGGAGATCGACGCGATCGGCATCATCGCCGCCCTGCGCCTCGCGGGGTCCCGGGCGCTGCGTGCCGTCGCGCAGGACGTCGGCCCCGTGGACGCCGTCGTGCTCGACGGCTCGCACAACTGGCTCACGCCCCCCGCGCAGGGTGCGCTGTTCGACGCCGACGCCGACGCCGACGCCGACGCCGAGGCCGAGGACGACCGCGAGGCGAGGGAGCGTCGGGCGGCCGCCGACGACGAGATCGCGGCGCTCGGCTTCGTGCCGCGGGTGCGCATGATGGTCAAGGCAGACCGCACGTGCGCGAGCGTCGCCGCCGCGAGCGTGCTCGCCAAGTGCGAGCGCGACGAGACCATGACCACCCTCGCGCGCGAGCACCCGCGCTACGGCTGGCACGCCAACAAGGGGTACGGCTCGAGCGACCACGTGGCCGCGCTGCGCGTGCACGGACCGAGCCCGCTGCACCGGGTGAGCTGGCGGCTGCCGCTCGACGAGTGCGCAGCGGGCGGGTGA
- a CDS encoding DUF2469 domain-containing protein translates to MSAEDLENYETDMELALYREYRDVVGLFSYVVETERRFYLANQVDLQVRSAAGEVYFELALADAWVWDVYRSARFVKSVRVVTFKDVNVEELAKAELDLGGGPGFSR, encoded by the coding sequence GTGAGTGCGGAAGACCTCGAGAACTACGAGACCGACATGGAGCTCGCGCTCTACCGCGAGTACCGGGACGTGGTCGGGCTCTTCTCGTACGTCGTGGAGACCGAGCGCCGGTTCTACCTCGCCAACCAGGTCGACCTGCAGGTGCGGTCGGCCGCGGGCGAGGTGTACTTCGAGCTCGCGCTCGCCGACGCCTGGGTGTGGGACGTCTACCGCTCCGCACGGTTCGTGAAGTCGGTGCGTGTCGTGACGTTCAAGGACGTCAACGTCGAGGAGCTCGCGAAGGCGGAGCTCGACCTGGGTGGCGGACCCGGCTTCTCCCGCTGA
- a CDS encoding YraN family protein, whose translation MRAKDAVGRYGEDVAAAWACDAGWTVLDRNWRGDGGELDLVALDGDELVAVEVKTRRSTAFGHPAEAVTARKLARIRRLTAQWLATHDTRPTSVRIDVIAILLRRGEPLVLEHLAGVVR comes from the coding sequence ATGCGGGCGAAGGACGCGGTCGGCAGGTACGGGGAGGACGTCGCGGCGGCGTGGGCGTGCGACGCCGGGTGGACGGTGCTCGACCGGAACTGGCGGGGCGACGGCGGCGAGCTCGACCTCGTCGCGCTCGACGGCGACGAGCTGGTGGCCGTCGAGGTCAAGACCCGGCGCAGCACCGCGTTCGGGCACCCGGCGGAGGCCGTGACCGCGCGCAAGCTCGCGCGCATCCGTCGCCTGACGGCGCAGTGGCTCGCCACGCACGACACCCGCCCGACGTCCGTGCGCATCGACGTGATCGCGATCCTGCTGCGGCGGGGCGAGCCGCTCGTGCTCGAGCACCTCGCGGGCGTGGTCCGGTGA
- a CDS encoding YifB family Mg chelatase-like AAA ATPase has translation MTLGRTVAVALRGLTGHVVEVEAHLAASLPAFTLVGLPDAALAEARDRVRAAVTSSGLAWPNRRITVNLSPATLPKSGSAFDLAIAVATLAGAGLVRPEAVSGVVHLGELGLDGRLRPVRGVLPAVAAAVQAGHPHVVVPVANEAEALLVPGARVVGARSLAEVAHRYGADLDVPDVVAVGAEHLEPGSPGPAADLADVLGQDDARVALEVAAAGGHHLLMVGPPGAGKTMLAARLPGLLPDLTETEAVEVTAVHSVAGTFDPRGGLVRRPPYEDPHHTATPASIVGGGSGVPRPGAASRAHRGVLFMDEAPEFSTAVLQTLRQPLEHGELVLHRAAGVARYPARFQLVMAANPCPCGRAVGKGLDCTCRSEQRRRYFSKLSGPLLDRVDLQVDVQPVPRAALAGASVAESTAVVAARVARAREAQTERLAGTTWRTNADVPGRWLRARLGPDRVLVLDLDRAFDRGLLSLRGVDRVLRVAWTLADLAGRDAPNRTDIGHALLLRTRGQAAG, from the coding sequence GTGACGCTCGGGCGCACGGTCGCCGTCGCGCTGCGCGGCCTGACCGGCCACGTCGTCGAGGTCGAGGCGCACCTGGCTGCGTCGCTGCCGGCGTTCACGCTCGTCGGGCTGCCCGACGCCGCGCTCGCCGAGGCACGCGACCGCGTCCGGGCAGCCGTGACGTCGAGCGGGCTCGCGTGGCCCAACCGGCGGATCACGGTGAACCTGTCACCCGCGACGCTGCCGAAGTCCGGCTCGGCGTTCGACCTCGCGATCGCCGTCGCGACGCTCGCCGGGGCAGGGCTCGTGCGTCCCGAGGCGGTGTCCGGGGTCGTGCACCTCGGCGAGCTCGGCCTCGACGGACGCCTGCGGCCCGTCCGCGGCGTCCTGCCCGCCGTGGCCGCCGCGGTGCAGGCCGGCCACCCCCACGTCGTCGTCCCCGTCGCCAACGAGGCCGAGGCCCTGCTCGTCCCGGGCGCCCGCGTCGTGGGTGCGCGCAGCCTCGCGGAGGTCGCCCACCGGTACGGCGCCGACCTGGACGTCCCGGACGTCGTCGCGGTCGGTGCCGAGCACCTGGAGCCCGGATCGCCCGGGCCGGCGGCGGACCTCGCCGACGTCCTCGGGCAGGACGACGCCAGGGTCGCGCTCGAGGTCGCGGCGGCGGGCGGGCACCACCTGCTCATGGTCGGACCGCCGGGCGCGGGCAAGACGATGCTCGCCGCCCGGCTGCCGGGGCTCCTGCCCGACCTCACGGAGACGGAGGCGGTCGAGGTCACCGCCGTGCACTCGGTCGCCGGCACGTTCGACCCGCGCGGCGGACTCGTGCGGCGGCCGCCGTACGAGGACCCGCACCACACCGCGACGCCGGCGAGCATCGTGGGTGGCGGCTCCGGCGTCCCCCGGCCCGGTGCCGCGTCCCGCGCACACCGCGGGGTGCTCTTCATGGACGAGGCGCCCGAGTTCTCGACCGCCGTGCTCCAGACGCTGCGCCAGCCGCTCGAGCACGGGGAGCTGGTCCTGCACCGCGCGGCCGGGGTCGCGCGCTACCCGGCCCGCTTCCAGCTCGTCATGGCCGCCAACCCGTGCCCGTGCGGGCGGGCCGTCGGCAAGGGGCTCGACTGCACGTGCCGCTCCGAGCAGCGCCGCCGGTACTTCAGCAAGCTGTCGGGCCCCCTGCTCGACCGCGTCGACCTCCAGGTCGACGTGCAGCCTGTGCCCCGGGCGGCCCTCGCCGGAGCGTCCGTCGCCGAGAGCACCGCCGTGGTCGCCGCCCGCGTCGCACGCGCCCGCGAGGCGCAGACGGAGCGCCTGGCCGGGACCACGTGGCGCACCAACGCCGACGTGCCGGGCCGCTGGCTGCGCGCGCGGCTCGGGCCCGACCGCGTGCTGGTGCTCGACCTCGACCGCGCGTTCGACCGCGGGCTGCTGAGCCTGCGCGGCGTGGACCGTGTCCTGCGGGTCGCGTGGACCCTCGCCGACCTCGCGGGCCGGGACGCGCCGAACCGCACGGACATCGGTCACGCGCTGCTGCTGCGCACCCGTGGGCAGGCGGCCGGATGA
- the dprA gene encoding DNA-processing protein DprA produces MTAARGSGTEEMLARAAWSRLVEPGDAVAGALVHALGARESLDWIRWAATSGRAESAVQTLVAREDEALAPLRRRLGAALARWEPRLAALEPAQEIEHVHRLGGRFLHPGAPGWPTGLDDLGAAAPLGLWQRGRPELDRLLTRSVALVGARASTAYGDRVAVDLADGLAGSGVCVVSGGAYGIDAAAHRGALAGGGATVALLAGGVDRAYPAGNAPLLERVLEQGGSVLSEVPPGGVPSRSRFLMRNRLIAAVSRATVVVEAAWRSGALSTAHHAAALLRPLGAVPGPVTSVASAGCHRLLREGAAICVTDAAEVLELAGPLGTAPEERHEQARPHDGLDWVADRVLDALSLRSAADVDTLARRAGLSPGDVRGALGTLELARLAELRATGWRRTRAVT; encoded by the coding sequence ATGACGGCCGCGCGGGGGAGCGGCACCGAGGAGATGCTCGCGCGCGCCGCCTGGAGCCGGCTCGTGGAACCCGGAGACGCGGTCGCCGGGGCGCTCGTGCACGCCCTGGGAGCGCGTGAGTCGCTCGACTGGATCCGCTGGGCGGCGACCAGCGGGCGCGCGGAGTCTGCCGTCCAGACGCTCGTCGCACGCGAGGACGAGGCGCTCGCGCCGCTGCGACGGCGCCTCGGCGCGGCGCTCGCACGCTGGGAGCCGCGGCTCGCCGCCCTCGAGCCGGCGCAGGAGATCGAGCACGTGCACCGGCTGGGCGGGCGGTTCCTCCACCCGGGCGCTCCCGGCTGGCCAACCGGCCTCGACGACCTCGGCGCGGCCGCACCGCTGGGCCTCTGGCAGCGTGGCCGGCCGGAGCTCGACCGCCTGCTGACCCGCTCCGTCGCGCTCGTCGGCGCTCGCGCCTCGACCGCCTACGGCGACCGGGTCGCGGTCGACCTCGCCGACGGGCTCGCCGGCAGCGGCGTGTGCGTCGTGTCCGGCGGCGCGTACGGGATCGACGCCGCTGCGCACCGCGGGGCGCTCGCGGGTGGGGGCGCGACCGTCGCGCTGCTCGCCGGCGGGGTCGACCGCGCCTACCCGGCCGGCAACGCGCCGCTGCTCGAACGCGTCCTGGAGCAGGGCGGCTCGGTGCTCAGCGAGGTGCCCCCGGGCGGCGTCCCAAGCCGCAGCAGGTTCCTGATGCGGAACCGGCTGATCGCCGCGGTCAGCAGGGCGACGGTCGTCGTCGAGGCCGCGTGGCGCTCGGGGGCGCTGAGCACCGCGCACCACGCCGCAGCCCTCCTGCGCCCGCTCGGTGCCGTCCCGGGGCCCGTGACGTCCGTCGCGTCCGCCGGATGTCACCGCCTGCTGCGCGAGGGCGCGGCGATCTGCGTGACGGACGCCGCGGAGGTGCTCGAGCTCGCCGGACCGCTCGGCACGGCGCCCGAGGAGCGGCACGAGCAGGCCCGCCCGCATGACGGTCTGGACTGGGTCGCGGACCGCGTGCTCGACGCGCTGTCCCTGCGGTCCGCGGCCGACGTCGACACGCTCGCGCGTCGCGCCGGCCTGTCGCCGGGGGACGTCCGCGGTGCGCTCGGGACCCTCGAGCTCGCACGTCTCGCCGAGCTGCGGGCGACCGGGTGGCGCCGGACGCGCGCGGTCACGTGA
- a CDS encoding tyrosine recombinase XerC — protein sequence MQTATGVTEAAPAVRLTADFALHLRAQRGLSDHTVRAYVGDVEHLLAHAARHGRADLGDIDLTVLRGWLAAMSTAQRSRATLARRGAAVRTFFDWAVRTGRVATDPALRLASARPTVALPTVLGVDDAARLLEVARTRADDADPVHLRDWAALELLYATGARVGELCRADVTDVDVTERTLHVVGKGDKERVVPFGLPAAEAVAAWLSTGRPVLAEGGTEPALFLGRRGGRVDQRQLRAVAHDLAALAGVDDIAPHALRHSAATHLLQGGSDLRSVQEVLGHASLATTQRYTHVTAERLRSSFEQAHPRA from the coding sequence ATGCAGACGGCGACGGGGGTCACGGAGGCGGCTCCGGCCGTCCGGCTCACGGCCGACTTCGCACTCCACCTCCGCGCTCAGCGAGGGCTCTCGGACCACACCGTCCGGGCCTACGTGGGCGACGTCGAGCACCTGCTCGCCCATGCCGCGCGCCACGGCCGCGCCGACCTCGGCGACATCGACCTGACGGTGCTGCGCGGCTGGCTCGCCGCCATGTCGACGGCCCAGCGCAGCCGGGCGACGCTCGCCCGTCGGGGCGCCGCGGTCCGCACGTTCTTCGACTGGGCGGTGCGTACCGGCCGCGTCGCGACCGACCCCGCGCTGCGGCTCGCGAGCGCGCGCCCCACCGTCGCGCTCCCCACGGTCCTCGGGGTCGACGACGCGGCCCGCCTGCTCGAGGTCGCCCGCACGCGTGCCGACGACGCCGACCCGGTGCACCTGCGCGACTGGGCCGCGCTCGAGCTGCTCTACGCCACGGGCGCCCGCGTCGGCGAGCTCTGCCGGGCCGACGTCACCGACGTCGACGTCACCGAGCGCACGCTGCACGTCGTCGGCAAGGGCGACAAGGAGCGCGTCGTCCCGTTCGGCCTCCCCGCCGCGGAGGCCGTCGCAGCCTGGCTCTCGACCGGCCGACCCGTCCTCGCGGAGGGCGGCACCGAGCCGGCGCTGTTCCTCGGCCGCCGCGGGGGCCGCGTCGACCAGCGCCAGCTGCGCGCGGTCGCCCACGACCTCGCGGCGCTCGCGGGTGTCGACGACATCGCCCCGCACGCCCTGCGCCACAGCGCCGCGACCCACCTCCTCCAGGGGGGTTCCGACCTGCGCAGCGTCCAGGAGGTGCTGGGTCACGCGAGCCTCGCGACGACCCAGCGGTACACCCACGTCACGGCCGAGCGCCTCCGCTCGTCGTTCGAGCAGGCACACCCACGAGCATGA
- the whiG gene encoding RNA polymerase sigma factor WhiG: MTESESTMTAQAETVASLAERARSVTAPDGVVPQPHAAAVVPAHRRLSSVPAPAIPAAVPGDVDLLEVDPIEAAWREFKATGDRLLRERLILHYAPLVTSVASRVGMRLPSTVEQADLVSYGMFGLIDAIEKYALDRAVKFETYASARIRGAIIDELRAMDWIPRSVRTKARAVDRAYAELEGELHRTPSEQEVAGRLEMGIGELRGVFTQLSTVNVVALDELLGAGSERSDKVSLVDTLGDHRAQDPAGSFEAQETKFLLARAIEQLGEREKIVLVLYYYEGMTLAEIGRVLGVTESRISQMHTAAMLRLRTKLTESDRV, encoded by the coding sequence ATGACGGAATCGGAGAGCACGATGACGGCACAGGCCGAGACGGTCGCGTCCCTCGCTGAGCGCGCCCGGAGCGTGACGGCCCCGGACGGCGTCGTCCCCCAGCCGCACGCCGCCGCGGTCGTCCCCGCGCACCGGCGGTTGAGCTCGGTGCCTGCGCCGGCGATCCCGGCCGCCGTCCCCGGCGACGTGGACCTGCTCGAGGTCGACCCGATCGAGGCCGCGTGGCGCGAGTTCAAGGCGACCGGCGACCGCCTGCTGCGCGAGCGGCTGATCCTGCACTACGCCCCGCTCGTGACGTCCGTCGCCTCGCGCGTCGGCATGCGCCTGCCCAGCACCGTCGAGCAGGCGGACCTCGTCTCGTACGGGATGTTCGGCCTCATCGACGCGATCGAGAAGTACGCGCTCGACCGCGCCGTGAAGTTCGAGACGTACGCGAGCGCGCGCATCCGCGGGGCGATCATCGACGAGCTGCGGGCGATGGACTGGATCCCGCGCTCCGTGCGCACCAAGGCCCGCGCGGTCGACCGTGCGTACGCCGAGCTCGAGGGGGAGCTGCACCGCACGCCCAGCGAGCAGGAGGTCGCCGGGCGGCTCGAGATGGGTATCGGCGAGCTCCGCGGCGTCTTCACCCAGCTCTCGACGGTCAACGTCGTCGCGCTCGACGAGCTCCTCGGCGCCGGTTCGGAGCGCTCGGACAAGGTGAGCCTCGTCGACACGCTCGGCGACCACCGTGCCCAGGACCCGGCGGGGTCGTTCGAGGCGCAGGAGACCAAGTTCCTGCTGGCGCGGGCGATCGAGCAGCTCGGTGAGCGCGAGAAGATCGTGCTGGTCCTCTACTACTACGAGGGCATGACCCTCGCGGAGATCGGCCGCGTGCTCGGTGTCACGGAGTCGCGGATCTCGCAGATGCACACCGCGGCGATGCTGCGGCTGCGCACCAAGCTCACGGAGTCGGACCGCGTCTGA
- a CDS encoding M23 family metallopeptidase: MDSLSAPLGRTTRRRPRDVPERTSGPLPRLAPRSALRAALVATVLAVLLAAVAAGHVAAGPAVGAGTGVEPGYTFPLREPVEVVREFDAPEERWLSGHRGVDLRAAPGDPVLAPAPGVVTFAGPVAGRVVLTLRHPDGRRSSVEPVTPGVATGDVVEQGAVVGQVAGDASHCAPATCLHWGVRTSDDAYVDPLMLLAGRGPVVLLPDAP; encoded by the coding sequence ATGGACAGCCTGAGCGCGCCCCTCGGCCGGACGACCCGCCGCCGGCCCCGAGACGTACCCGAGCGCACCTCCGGTCCGCTCCCCCGGCTCGCCCCCAGGAGCGCGCTGCGGGCAGCGCTCGTCGCGACCGTGCTCGCGGTGCTGCTCGCCGCGGTCGCTGCCGGGCACGTCGCGGCGGGGCCTGCCGTCGGCGCGGGTACCGGGGTCGAGCCCGGCTACACGTTCCCCCTGCGCGAGCCGGTCGAGGTCGTGCGCGAGTTCGACGCACCCGAGGAGCGCTGGCTCAGCGGGCACCGCGGCGTCGACCTGCGAGCCGCGCCCGGTGACCCCGTGCTCGCGCCTGCCCCGGGCGTCGTGACGTTCGCGGGACCCGTCGCGGGGCGCGTCGTCCTGACGCTGCGGCACCCGGACGGTCGCCGGTCGAGCGTCGAGCCGGTCACCCCGGGCGTCGCGACGGGTGACGTGGTCGAGCAGGGCGCGGTCGTCGGTCAGGTCGCCGGTGACGCGAGCCACTGCGCGCCCGCCACGTGCCTGCACTGGGGCGTGCGGACGTCGGACGACGCGTACGTCGACCCGCTCATGCTGCTGGCGGGACGAGGGCCGGTGGTGCTGCTGCCGGACGCGCCGTGA
- the rpsB gene encoding 30S ribosomal protein S2 codes for MAVVTMRQLLESGVHFGHQTRRWNPKMKRFIFTERNGIYIVDLQQSLTYIDSAYNFVKETVAHGGTILFVGTKKQAQEPVAEQAARVGMPYVNQRWLGGMLTNFQTVNKRLQRLKELELVDFDDVAGSAFTKKELLIMRRERDKLAKTLGGIRDMTKVPSAIWIVDTNKEHLAVDEARKLGIPIVAILDTNCDPDVVDYKIPGNDDAIRAVSLLTRVIADAAAEGLMQRHSGRSGGTDAAAADAEPLAEWERELLAGAEADLAGGATTPTEAAQAETTEATAEPVVAATDAAAQDAATVGDDSTPAGEAAEAPGQDAAPAIDVPDVATPADEGDAASK; via the coding sequence ATGGCCGTCGTGACCATGCGCCAGCTGCTCGAGAGCGGTGTCCACTTCGGGCACCAGACCCGCCGCTGGAACCCCAAGATGAAGCGCTTCATCTTCACCGAGCGCAACGGCATCTACATCGTCGACCTGCAGCAGTCGCTGACGTACATCGACAGCGCCTACAACTTCGTCAAGGAGACGGTCGCGCACGGCGGCACGATCCTCTTCGTCGGCACGAAGAAGCAGGCGCAGGAGCCCGTCGCCGAGCAGGCCGCGCGCGTGGGCATGCCCTACGTCAACCAGCGCTGGCTCGGTGGCATGCTCACCAACTTCCAGACCGTCAACAAGCGGCTCCAGCGCCTCAAGGAGCTCGAGCTCGTCGACTTCGACGACGTCGCGGGCAGCGCCTTCACCAAGAAGGAGCTCCTCATCATGCGTCGCGAGCGCGACAAGCTCGCCAAGACGCTCGGCGGCATCCGCGACATGACGAAGGTGCCCTCGGCGATCTGGATCGTCGACACGAACAAGGAGCACCTCGCGGTCGACGAGGCGCGCAAGCTCGGCATCCCGATCGTCGCGATCCTCGACACGAACTGCGACCCGGACGTCGTCGACTACAAGATCCCGGGCAACGACGACGCGATCCGCGCCGTCTCGCTGCTGACCCGCGTCATCGCGGACGCCGCGGCCGAGGGCCTCATGCAGCGTCACTCGGGCCGCAGCGGCGGCACGGACGCGGCTGCTGCCGACGCCGAGCCGCTCGCCGAGTGGGAGCGCGAGCTCCTCGCCGGTGCCGAGGCCGACCTCGCGGGCGGGGCGACCACCCCGACCGAGGCCGCCCAGGCCGAGACGACCGAGGCCACCGCCGAGCCCGTCGTCGCCGCCACGGACGCTGCCGCGCAGGACGCCGCTACCGTCGGGGACGACTCCACGCCGGCCGGCGAGGCTGCCGAGGCCCCGGGCCAGGACGCCGCTCCCGCGATCGACGTCCCGGACGTCGCCACGCCCGCCGACGAGGGTGACGCCGCGTCCAAGTGA
- the tsf gene encoding translation elongation factor Ts, whose translation MANYSLADIKALREKTGAGMLDVKKALEEAEGDADKALEIIRVKGLKGVGKREGRSASDGLVAANVAADGQGRTGVLVEVNSETDFVAKNTTFIALADKVLAAAVASGAADAEALLASDVDGSSLQSVVDETAATLGEKVVVRRVARVTGEHVEVYLHKVNKDLPPQVGVLVATDAAGASVARDIATHIAAYSPTFLTRDEVAEETVASERHIAEETARNEGKPEAALPKIIEGRLNGYFKENVLLEQAFAKDPKKTVGQVLTEAGGTVTAFVRFRVGA comes from the coding sequence ATGGCGAACTACAGCCTCGCTGACATCAAGGCGCTCCGCGAGAAGACCGGCGCGGGGATGCTCGACGTCAAGAAGGCGCTCGAGGAGGCGGAGGGCGACGCCGACAAGGCGCTCGAGATCATCCGCGTCAAGGGCCTCAAGGGTGTCGGCAAGCGTGAGGGCCGCTCGGCCTCCGACGGTCTCGTCGCGGCGAACGTCGCGGCCGACGGCCAGGGCCGGACGGGCGTGCTCGTCGAGGTCAACTCGGAGACGGACTTCGTCGCGAAGAACACGACGTTCATCGCGCTCGCCGACAAGGTCCTCGCGGCCGCCGTCGCGTCGGGTGCCGCGGACGCCGAGGCGCTCCTCGCCTCGGACGTCGACGGCTCCTCGCTGCAGTCGGTCGTCGACGAGACGGCCGCGACGCTCGGCGAGAAGGTCGTCGTGCGCCGCGTGGCGCGCGTCACCGGCGAGCACGTCGAGGTCTACCTGCACAAGGTCAACAAGGACCTGCCCCCGCAGGTCGGCGTCCTCGTGGCGACGGACGCGGCCGGAGCCTCGGTCGCGCGCGACATCGCGACGCACATCGCGGCGTACTCCCCGACGTTCCTCACGCGTGACGAGGTCGCCGAGGAGACGGTCGCCTCGGAGCGTCACATCGCCGAGGAGACCGCGCGCAACGAGGGCAAGCCCGAGGCCGCGCTCCCGAAGATCATCGAGGGTCGCCTGAACGGCTACTTCAAGGAGAACGTCCTGCTCGAGCAGGCGTTCGCCAAGGACCCGAAGAAGACGGTCGGCCAGGTCCTCACCGAGGCCGGCGGCACCGTCACGGCGTTCGTGCGGTTCCGCGTCGGCGCCTGA